A region from the Simiduia sp. 21SJ11W-1 genome encodes:
- a CDS encoding electron transfer flavoprotein subunit beta/FixA family protein, translating into MKILVAVKRVVDYNVKVRAKADGTGADIANAKMSINPFCEIAVEEAVRLKEKGVATEIVAVSIGAKQSQEQIRTALALGADRGILVETDAELEPLAIAKCLKALVEKESPDLVILGKQSIDGDNNQTGQMLGALAGMPQGTFASEVNVAEGKVNVTREIDGGLQTLALNLPAIVTTDLRLNEPRYASLPNIMKAKKKPLDTVSPADLGVDTAARVKLLKVSPPAERQAGIKVADVSELVEKLKNEAKVI; encoded by the coding sequence ATGAAGATTCTTGTAGCTGTTAAACGCGTTGTTGATTACAACGTGAAAGTACGCGCAAAGGCCGATGGCACGGGGGCGGATATCGCCAACGCCAAGATGTCTATTAACCCATTTTGTGAAATCGCCGTAGAAGAAGCGGTGCGCCTGAAAGAGAAGGGCGTAGCCACCGAGATTGTGGCGGTTTCCATTGGCGCCAAGCAATCCCAGGAGCAAATTCGTACCGCCCTGGCATTGGGTGCCGACCGCGGCATTCTGGTTGAAACCGATGCCGAGCTTGAGCCATTGGCCATTGCCAAGTGCCTGAAGGCCCTTGTTGAGAAAGAGTCACCCGACCTTGTGATTCTGGGCAAACAGTCCATCGATGGCGACAACAACCAAACCGGCCAGATGTTGGGCGCCTTGGCAGGCATGCCACAGGGCACCTTTGCCTCTGAGGTTAACGTTGCTGAAGGTAAGGTTAACGTTACCCGCGAAATCGATGGCGGCTTGCAAACCCTAGCCTTGAATTTACCGGCCATTGTGACCACCGATTTGCGCTTGAACGAGCCGCGCTATGCTTCGCTGCCAAATATCATGAAGGCCAAGAAAAAGCCCCTCGATACCGTATCACCTGCCGATTTGGGCGTAGATACAGCCGCGCGCGTGAAGCTGCTTAAAGTATCGCCACCTGCCGAGCGTCAGGCGGGCATCAAGGTTGCCGATGTAAGCGAGCTGGTAGAGAAACTGAAAAACGAGGCGAAGGTGATCTAA
- a CDS encoding FAD-binding protein — MAILVIAEHDNASLKGATLNTVAAAAAIGGDIDLLVAGNGCGAAAEAAAKVAGVAKVLVADNAAYAHGLAENLGQLIAELGKNYSHILAPATTGGKNVLPRAAALLDVQAISDITGVESADTFQRPIYAGNVIATVQSTDAIKVITVRGTAFDAVAAEGGSAAIEAVDAAHDAGISAFVGEELAKSDRPELTSAKVVISGGRGMQNGDNFELLYKVADKLGAAVGASRAAVDAGFVPNDMQVGQTGKIVAPDLYVAVGISGAIQHLAGMKDSKVIVAINKDEEAPIFQVADYGLVADLFDAVPELESKL; from the coding sequence ATGGCTATTTTAGTAATTGCAGAACACGACAACGCAAGCCTGAAGGGCGCCACCCTGAACACAGTAGCCGCGGCTGCGGCCATTGGTGGCGATATTGACCTGCTGGTGGCGGGCAACGGTTGCGGCGCGGCGGCTGAAGCGGCTGCCAAGGTGGCTGGTGTTGCCAAAGTACTGGTTGCCGATAACGCAGCCTACGCCCACGGTTTGGCTGAAAACCTGGGTCAATTGATTGCCGAGCTTGGCAAAAACTACAGCCACATTCTGGCGCCGGCCACCACTGGCGGCAAAAACGTATTGCCACGCGCCGCAGCTTTGCTGGATGTGCAGGCCATTTCAGATATCACCGGTGTTGAAAGTGCCGATACTTTCCAGCGCCCAATCTATGCCGGTAACGTGATCGCCACAGTACAAAGCACCGATGCCATCAAGGTGATTACCGTGCGCGGTACCGCCTTTGACGCCGTGGCTGCAGAAGGTGGCAGCGCCGCTATTGAGGCAGTAGATGCAGCACACGATGCGGGCATCTCAGCGTTTGTAGGTGAAGAGCTTGCCAAGAGCGACCGCCCGGAACTCACCAGCGCCAAAGTGGTGATTTCCGGTGGCCGTGGCATGCAAAACGGCGACAACTTCGAGCTGCTGTACAAAGTGGCCGATAAACTGGGCGCCGCGGTGGGTGCTTCCCGTGCTGCTGTGGATGCAGGCTTTGTACCCAACGACATGCAGGTTGGCCAAACCGGTAAAATCGTTGCGCCAGATCTTTACGTGGCTGTGGGTATCTCCGGTGCGATTCAGCACCTGGCAGGCATGAAAGACAGTAAAGTGATTGTGGCTATTAACAAAGACGAAGAGGCCCCCATTTTCCAAGTGGCCGACTATGGCCTGGTGGCGGATTTGTTCGATGCTGTGCCAGAGCTTGAAAGCAAGCTGTAA
- a CDS encoding electron transfer flavoprotein-ubiquinone oxidoreductase produces the protein MEYDVVIVGAGPAGLSAACRLRQLNEELTVCVVEKGSEVGAHILSGAVFEPTALNELFPDWKEKGAPLHTEVSRDDIYLLKSGESAQKIPGLFVPKTMHNEGNYIISLGNLCRWLAEQAEALGVEIFPGFAASEVLYHEDGSVKGIATGDMGIGMNGEQKDSYMPGMELHAKYTLFTEGCRGHLGKQLIAKYELDKGKEPQHYGIGIKEIWTIPPEQHQQGLVVHTAGWPLSESGSAGGSFLYHIEDNQVVVGLITDLSYSNPHVSPFDEFQRYKHHPVIAQHLKGGTRTAYGARAIVKGGLQSQPKMSFPGGLLLGDNAGTLNFAKIKGSHTAMKSGMIGAEVIAKALGAGRASDDAVEFAEAYKKSWAWKELHQQRNFGPAQHKWGNLLGSAYAFIDINIFNGKLPWTLSDPTPDYAQLKPADQCAKIAYPKPDGKLSFDKLSSVFLSNTNHEEDQPCHLKLKDESVPIQVNLPKYDEPAQRYCPAGVYEVVENAEGEQRFQINAQNCVHCKTCDIKDPAQNITWVAPEGTGGPNYPNM, from the coding sequence ATGGAGTATGACGTCGTCATTGTCGGCGCAGGCCCTGCCGGGCTGTCGGCCGCCTGCCGCTTGCGTCAACTCAATGAAGAACTCACCGTCTGCGTTGTAGAGAAAGGCTCCGAGGTAGGCGCCCACATCCTTTCCGGTGCGGTGTTTGAACCCACCGCACTCAATGAGCTGTTCCCGGATTGGAAAGAAAAAGGCGCGCCACTGCACACCGAGGTGAGTCGCGACGACATCTACCTGCTTAAAAGCGGCGAAAGTGCCCAGAAAATTCCCGGCCTGTTTGTGCCAAAAACCATGCACAACGAAGGCAACTACATTATTAGCCTTGGCAACCTGTGCCGCTGGCTTGCCGAGCAAGCTGAGGCGCTGGGTGTTGAAATTTTCCCGGGCTTTGCGGCATCCGAAGTGCTCTACCACGAAGATGGCAGCGTAAAAGGCATTGCCACCGGCGACATGGGCATTGGCATGAACGGCGAGCAAAAAGACAGCTACATGCCGGGCATGGAGCTGCACGCGAAATACACATTGTTTACCGAGGGTTGCCGCGGCCATCTGGGCAAGCAGCTGATTGCCAAATACGAGCTGGATAAAGGCAAAGAGCCCCAGCATTACGGTATTGGCATCAAAGAAATCTGGACTATCCCGCCCGAGCAACATCAACAAGGCCTGGTGGTACACACCGCAGGCTGGCCTCTTTCTGAAAGCGGCTCGGCGGGCGGCAGCTTTTTGTATCACATTGAAGACAACCAGGTGGTTGTGGGCCTGATTACCGATCTATCCTACAGCAACCCGCATGTAAGCCCCTTTGATGAATTCCAGCGCTACAAGCACCACCCCGTAATTGCCCAACACCTGAAAGGCGGCACACGCACCGCCTATGGCGCACGCGCCATTGTTAAAGGTGGTTTGCAATCGCAGCCAAAAATGTCTTTCCCCGGTGGTTTATTGCTGGGCGATAACGCAGGCACCTTGAACTTCGCCAAGATCAAAGGTTCTCACACGGCCATGAAGTCCGGCATGATTGGTGCCGAAGTGATTGCCAAAGCACTGGGCGCGGGTCGCGCGAGCGATGATGCGGTGGAATTTGCCGAGGCCTATAAAAAATCCTGGGCCTGGAAAGAGCTGCACCAGCAGCGTAACTTCGGCCCTGCCCAGCACAAGTGGGGCAACCTCTTGGGCTCTGCTTACGCGTTTATTGATATCAATATTTTCAACGGCAAACTACCCTGGACCCTGTCTGACCCAACGCCGGATTATGCCCAGTTAAAGCCTGCCGACCAGTGCGCCAAAATTGCCTACCCCAAGCCCGATGGCAAGCTGAGCTTTGACAAGCTGTCTTCTGTGTTTTTATCCAACACCAACCACGAAGAAGATCAGCCCTGCCACTTGAAGTTAAAAGATGAAAGTGTGCCCATTCAGGTTAACCTGCCAAAGTACGACGAGCCCGCGCAGCGCTACTGCCCGGCCGGCGTTTACGAGGTTGTGGAAAACGCCGAGGGTGAGCAACGCTTCCAGATTAACGCGCAAAACTGTGTGCACTGCAAAACCTGCGACATTAAAGATCCGGCGCAAAACATTACCTGGGTTGCGCCCGAGGGGACCGGCGGCCCTAACTACCCGAACATGTAG
- a CDS encoding DUF4823 domain-containing protein: MALARLILLCSLALLMGCTFNHTMNTTRAVLTDVQLLEQRHLHSGRDWVAPRNSAWFVALPNRGPSQAVDQALTQHLAAAMRQHFATVVVGDKATAPDKAVRQARYNGVNFVIYPQLLFEGDGAYSVQEWLNGEPEQAFGRDQTGVQLLVFDAFTGQLLDAVTLTVKESWLPGYNTRVDQLYASAFESFAQQFSYQPTEQPR; encoded by the coding sequence ATGGCGTTGGCGCGCTTAATACTTCTTTGCAGCCTTGCTTTATTGATGGGCTGCACCTTTAACCACACCATGAACACCACCCGTGCTGTGCTCACTGATGTGCAGCTGCTAGAGCAGCGCCACCTGCACAGTGGGCGCGATTGGGTGGCACCGCGCAACAGTGCCTGGTTTGTGGCGCTACCTAATCGCGGGCCGTCGCAGGCAGTAGATCAGGCATTAACCCAGCATTTGGCCGCCGCCATGCGGCAACACTTTGCCACCGTGGTGGTAGGTGATAAGGCCACAGCACCGGATAAAGCCGTGCGTCAGGCGCGCTACAATGGTGTAAATTTTGTGATTTACCCCCAACTGCTATTTGAGGGCGATGGCGCCTATAGCGTGCAAGAGTGGTTAAACGGTGAGCCTGAGCAAGCCTTCGGGCGCGATCAAACAGGGGTGCAGCTTTTGGTTTTTGATGCGTTTACCGGCCAATTGCTGGATGCTGTGACGCTCACCGTTAAAGAAAGTTGGCTGCCCGGTTACAATACCCGGGTAGATCAACTCTATGCCTCGGCATTTGAATCCTTTGCGCAGCAATTCAGTTATCAGCCTACAGAGCAGCCCCGTTAA
- a CDS encoding DUF1285 domain-containing protein — translation MSVKELQSQLAKLQGDDAPEGAKKSATQPPVHLWKPPVSGDIDIRIDREGRWFHEGDEIKRERLVKLFASVLWEEQGEHYLVTPVEKWRIRVDVAPLLVVAAEREGQGASARIELTTSTGDVIALGDDHRLQVHADAQGNPVPLVNVRYSLNALINRNVFYQLAEWAEPAASGDMGIWSNGEFFPLAEGECSA, via the coding sequence ATGTCTGTTAAAGAGCTGCAATCGCAGTTGGCAAAACTTCAGGGTGACGATGCACCCGAAGGTGCAAAAAAATCTGCAACACAACCGCCTGTGCATTTATGGAAGCCGCCGGTGTCTGGCGATATCGACATTCGTATAGACCGCGAGGGCCGTTGGTTTCACGAGGGCGATGAAATCAAGCGTGAGCGGCTTGTGAAACTTTTTGCCTCGGTGTTGTGGGAAGAGCAGGGCGAACACTATTTGGTAACGCCTGTTGAAAAGTGGCGTATTCGCGTGGATGTGGCCCCCCTGTTGGTGGTGGCGGCCGAGCGTGAAGGGCAAGGTGCCAGTGCGCGCATTGAGCTCACCACCTCCACCGGTGATGTAATTGCGCTGGGCGATGATCACCGCTTGCAAGTACATGCCGATGCGCAAGGTAATCCGGTGCCCTTGGTGAATGTGCGCTATAGCCTGAATGCCTTGATTAATCGCAATGTGTTTTACCAGCTGGCCGAATGGGCAGAGCCTGCGGCCAGCGGTGATATGGGCATTTGGAGTAATGGAGAGTTTTTTCCGCTTGCAGAGGGTGAGTGCAGCGCCTGA